CATTCACACATCACAATATTATGGCGCCTGATACGACTCCGATACAGCACTTCGCAGCCAAACTTCTCCTGCTGAATCGGTTACTCTTGACCGCGTCAGGAAAAGGCATGGGACGACGTCGACATAAGTTAATGTTGGATTTCCTGCTGCAATACAAGAACGAGATGAAGGGCGTGAGTTGAGCAGACCTCCGACGACTGTCCCGTTCGGATTCGGAGCGATTACTCCGCGCATCTCCAGCACTACACGTTGCGCGGTTCCGCACGAGTCACGCCGACCCGGAAATTGACCCACTACCAAGCCCTCCCCACTTGGCGAAATTCCTGCGCCGGTGGTAGCTTGGTGGTTCGTCGTACAGGAGAACAAGCCTCATGCTGAAGCTCGCTTTCGCGACCCTTGCACTTGCGTTCCTGCTCGCCTCCGCGCCCGCGCAGAACTCCGGCGGGCCCACCAAGGTTACAGGCAAACCGACCAAGCTGCCCGACGGCCTGGAGTATTGGGACATCAAGGAAGGTACCGGCCCGGCCGCCAAAAAAGGCGACAAGGTCAAGGTCCACTACACCGGCTGGCTGACGGATGGCAAGAAATTCGACAGCTCGGTGGACCGCAACGATCCGTTTATCTTCACGCTTGGCGCCGGCCAGGTCATTAAGGGATGGGACGAGGGCGTCGCCGGCATGAAGGTTGGCGGCAAGCGCCAGTTGCGCATTCCGCCTGAGCTGG
The Terriglobia bacterium genome window above contains:
- a CDS encoding FKBP-type peptidyl-prolyl cis-trans isomerase, with translation MLKLAFATLALAFLLASAPAQNSGGPTKVTGKPTKLPDGLEYWDIKEGTGPAAKKGDKVKVHYTGWLTDGKKFDSSVDRNDPFIFTLGAGQVIKGWDEGVAGMKVGGKRQLRIPPELGYGSRGAGGGLIPPNATLIFDVDLLGIGK